GGGTTGCGCATCAGGAAGCGCAGCAGTTCGAACTCGGTCGGCGACAGTTCGACCAGCTCGCCGCCCCGGGTCACCTCGCGGGCCTCCTCGTCCATCACGAGGTCGCCGACGGTCAGACGCGGGCCCTCGTCCAGTTGCCGGGCCATGCCCGCGCGGCGCAGCAGGCCGCGCAGCCGGGCGACGACCTCCTCCAGGCTGAACGGCTTGGTCACGTAGTCGTCGCCGCCCGCCGTGATGCCCGCGATGCGGTCCTCCACGGCGTCCCGCGCAGTGAGAAAGAGCACACAGACCTCGGGGTGCACGGTGTGCAGGGTGCGCAGCACGGAGAAGCCGTCGGTGTCCGGGAGCATCACGTCGAGGATGACGGCGTCCGGCATCAGCTCGCGTGCCTGGGTGACGGCCGAGGCCCCGTCACCCGCGGTCCGTACCTCCCAGCCCTCGTAGCGCAGGGCGCCGGAGAGCACCTCGGCCAGGTCGGGATCGTCGTCGACGACGAGGACCCGTACGGGGGTGCCGTCGGGGCGGGTGAGCGCGGGCAGGCCGGTGCCGCGGGAACGGGGAGTGTTCATATCGTCTTCCAGGATCGCCCCTCGCCGGAGGTGGCGGCCCCCCTCCTGCCTCTGAGTTTCCTCTGAGTGGGTCGCGTGTGTCACTCTGCGTTTCCTGTGAATCCGTGACGAGGGCGCCCGCTCAGAGGTTGCTCAGAAGTTGCCGAAGCACAGTTTCCTCCCGGACAGCCGGAAGGACGGACATATGACCACGATGTACGAGCGGACAGCGGTCCCTCGCCCGTCACGCGGACGCGGACGACCCCGCCCCTCGCCCGCCGGGCCCCTGCTGGCCCTGCTGTGGGCCGGGGCCGGCGCGGTCGTCGCCCTGTGGTGGTACGACACGCGGTCGGTGGTGGGCCTCGCCGGGTGGCTGACGGACGCCGGGCGGATCGCCGGGCTGCTGTGCGGCTACAGCTGCGCGGTGCTCGTGGCGCTGATGGCCCGGGTGCCCCTGCTGGAGCGGCGGATCGGCTCCGACCGGGTGGCCCGCTGGCACGCCATGGCCGGCCGGTACACGGTCAGCCTGCTGGTGGCGCATGTCACGCTGATCCTGTTCGGGTACGCCGCGCAGGACGGGGCGGGCATCGTGCACGAGACGCTGAGCGTGGTGTTCGACTACCCGGACATGCTCAAGGCCACGACCGGCACGCTCATCCTCTTCGCGGTCGGGATCACCTCGGCGCGCGCGGCCCGCCGCCGGATCAGCCACGAGTTCTGGTACTACCTGCACCTGCTGACGTACGTGGCCGTGTTCCTCACCTTCTTCCACCAGCTCGCGCTGGGCTCGGACTTCGTCGGCGACACCGCCGCCCAGGCCGCCTGGTACGTGCTCTACCTGGGCACGGCAGCGCTGGTGGTGTGGTTCCGGCTGCTCGTCCCGGTGCGGCTCAACCTGCGCCACAAGCTGCGTGTGGAGTCCGTGTACCGCGAGGCGCCCGGCGTCTTCTCCATCGTCGTACGCGGGGAACGGCTGGACGAGCTGAACGCCCAGGCCGGGCAGTTCTTCCGCTGGCGCTTCCTCTCCGACGGGATGCGGTGGACCTCGACGCCGTACTCGCTGTCGGCCCCGCCGCGCCCCGACCTGATGCGGATCACCGTGAAGGCGCTCGGCGACCACAGTGCCGCCGTGGGGCTGCTGCGGCCCGGCACCCGGGTGTGGGCGGAGGGCCCCTACGGCGCGCTGACCGCCGAGCGGCACACCGGACGCAAGGCGCTGCTGATCGCCGGCGGCGTCGGCATCACACCGCTGCGCGCCCTGTTCGAGACGCTGCCCGGCGGGCCCGGCGACGTGACACTGCTCTACCGGGCGAGCACGGCCGAGGACCTCGCGCTCGGCGCCGAGCTGGAGGCGATAGCGCAGTGGCGCGGGGCGCGCGTCCTGTACGCGGTCAACGGCGCCGACGGCACGCGTCCGCGGTTCACCGCCGAGTCCCTGCGGGCCTCCGTGCCCGGTCTCGCCGGGCACGACGTCTATCTGTGCGGTCCCCCGCCATGGCGCGGGACCTGTACGGGGCGCTGCGCGCGGCCGGTGTCCCCGACCGCCGTATCCACCACGAGTCGTTCGAGCTGTGAGGTCACCGTGCACGCCCTGAAGAAGCACCGTCCGCTGCGCAGGGTGACGCTGGCGGCGGCCACCACCGTCACCGGTTTCGTCCTGCTGCTGTCGCTCAAGCCGCACACGCCGCCGTCCCTGGCGCAGGCGTCGTCCTCCCCCGGACAGTCGGCGTCACAGTCGCCGTCCCGGTCACCCGCGCCCGAAAGCTCTTCCGGAAGCTCATCGGGAGGCTCGTCCGGGAGCACGAAGAGCACCGGCACCAAGACCGTCACGGGTGACACGATCCAGACCCGCTGGGGCCCCGTCCAGGTGCGCGTCACCCTGAAGAACGGCAAGATCACCGATGTGACCGCGGTCTCCTATCCCACGGACAACCCACGGGATCAGGAGATCAACAGCTACGCGATTCCCCAGCTCAGGAGGGAGGCGCTGGCCGCGCAGAGCGCCCGGATCGACTCCGTCTCGGGGGCCTCGTACACCAGCGACGGATACAAGCAGTCCCTCCAATCGGCACTGGACTCGGCAGGCCTCTGAACGCACGGCCGTCTGGGCCCGTATCTCTGGGCCAGGGGGCCTCTCCCCTAGCCCCGTCCCCACGGACGACCACGGAGGAACCGTGTCCACGATCGCCGGTGGCCGCGCCGCGCGGCGCCAGACCTTGCGCCGTATTCGCCCACGACGCTCTCCCGCCGTCCCACTGCTGCTCGCCGTCGGGGCGGGCGCGGCCGGGGTCATCTGGCTCTGGTGGAGCAACACCCCGTCCATCGCCGACGACAACAGCAAGATCCTCAACGCGGGCCGGATCACCGGGCTGCTCGCGGGGTATCTGATGGCGCTGGTGGTGCTGCAGATGGCCCGGGTGCCCGCCCTGGAGCGCCGGGTGGGCTCGGACCGGGTGGCGCGCTGGCACGCCATGAGCGGCCGGTACACGATCTGTCTGGTGCTTGCGCACCTCGTGCTGATCATGTGGGGCTACGCGCTGCAGGCCGGCAAGAGCTTCGGCGACATCGTCCAGCAGACCATCGACTCGATCAACCAGCTGCCCGACATGGGCAAGGCGGCGATCGGCACCGGTCTGCTGTTCCTGATCGGCCTGCTCTCCATGGGCCCGGTGCGCCGCAGGATGGGCTACGACACCTGGTACCACATCCACCTGCTCACCTACGCCGCCGTCTTCCTGACGTTCTGGCACCAGCTGTCCACAGGCAACGAGTTCGCCGTCGAGCCGACCGCCAAGACGGTCTGGTACGGGCTGTACGGGTCGGTGACGGCCCTGGTGATCTGGTACCGCATCCTCTCGCCGATCCGGCTGAACCTGAAGCACCGGATGCGGGTCGAGGCCGTGATCGAGGAGACCCCCGGGATCGTCTCGGTGCTGATCAGCGGGCGCAAGCTGCACCGCATGGGCGCCGAGGCCGGGCAGTTCTTCCGCTGGCGCTTCCTGGCTCCGGGCATGCGGCTCAGCTCGCACCCGTACTCGCTGTCGGCGGCACCCCGCCCCAACATGCTGCGCATCACGGTGAAGGCGATCGGCGACCACAGCTCGGCGCTGCGCGACCTGCAGCCCGGCACCCGGGTCTGGGCCGAGGGCCCGTACGGGGCGCTCACTGCGGGCAAGCGCAGCCGCGGCAAGGTGCTGCTGGTGGCAGGCGGGGTCGGCATCACTCCGATGCGGGCGCTGTTCGAGACGCTGCCCGGCGCGGCGGGCGACCTGACGCTGCTCTACCGGGCCAACACCACCCAGGACCTGGCCCTGTGGGACGAGCTGGCGGCGATCGCCGAGGAACGCGGGGCCAGGCTGATGTACGCGGTGAACAGCCCCGAGGGCGAGCGTCCGGACATCTCTGCGGAGACGCTGAGCCGCAAGCTGCCGGACATCGACCGCCACGACGTCTTCATGTGCGGGCCGCCCGGCTTCGCGCAGCAGGTCTACGAAGCACTGCGCGGCGCGGGGGTCCCCGCCCGCCGCATCCATCACGAGTCGTTCGAGATGTGAGCGACGGGAGTCAGGAGCGATGAAGAAGAGCCACCCCTTGCGGCGTGTCGTGCTGGCCGGCGCCGCCACCGTGTCCGGAATCGTCCTGCTGCTGTCGCTGAAGCCCGCCTCCGATCCGGCGTCCGCGTCGGCACAGGGCGCCGCGCCCCAGCAGTCGGTGGCGGGTCAGGAGTCGCCCCAGGGCGGCAGCGCGCAGCAGTCGTCCACGGGGGCCCGGACGGTCACCGGCGACGTCGCGCAGACCCAGTACGGGCCCGTTCAGGTCCGTATCACCGTCAGCGGCGGAAAGATCACCAAGTCCGAGGTCGTCCAGATTCCCAGCGGCGGACGCAGCACCGAGGTCAGCAACGCCTCCGTGCCCAAGCTGAACCAGGAGGCCGTCGCCGCGGGCAGCGCGAACATCGACGCGGTGTCGGGTGCCAGCTACACGAGCGCCGGATACAAGAAGTCGCTGCAGTCGGCCCTCGACAAGGCCAAGGCGAGCGGCAGCGGTTCCTCGGGGGCCGCGGGGTCGACCGGGTCCGCGGGTGCGGGCTCCGCCGGTTCCGCCGGCTCCTCGTCCCAGGCGCCCGCCGCACAGGCCAAGACGGTCACCGGAAGCGTCGCCCAGACCCAGTACGGGGCGGTCCAGGTCCGTATCACCGTCAGCGGCGGAAAGATCACCAAGTCCGAGGCGGTGCAGGCGCCCAAGGGCGGCCTGAGCGACCAGAAGACCGCGATGGCCGTGCCCAAGCTCAACCAGGAGGCGGTCGCGGCCGGGAACGCGACGATCGACGCCGTCTCCGGTGCGACCTACACCAGTACCGGTTACAAGCAGTCCCTGCAGTCGGCCCTGGACAAGGCCGGTGGCTGACCCGGACCAGGAGCCGCCCGCCCTGCGGCACGCGGAAGAGGTCATGGGCACCGTCTTCTCCTTCGACGTGCGGGGCGGCGAACCCGAGGCCGTGCGGACCGCGTTGGAGGAGGCGGTCGCCCAACTCCACCGGGTGGACGAGGTGTTCAGCACCTATCGGGAGGACAGCCAGATCTCGCGCCTCGCGCGCGGGGAGCTGACGGTCGAGGAGTGCGACCCGGAGGTCGCCGAGGTGCTCGACCTGTGTGCCGAGGCGGAGCGGGTCAGCGACGGCTGGTTCAGCTCGACGTACGAGGGCCGGCTCGACCCGACGGGGATCGTGAAGGGCTGGTCGACCGAGCGCGTGGCCCGCCACCTCGCGGCGGCCGGCGCGACCGGAGTCAGCGTGAACGGTGGCGGCGACGTCCAGCTGCTCGGCGCGCCCGGCACGCACCGCCCGTGGCGGGTCGGTGTCTCGGACCCGCTGCGTCCCGGTTCACTCGCGGCCGTGGTCTCCGCGGCCGGAGTCGACGAACTGTCGGTGGCCACCTCCGGCACCGCCGAGCGCGGCGCGCACATCGTCGACCCCCGCACCGGCCGCTCCGCGGTCACCGACCTGGTCGCCGTGACCGTGGTGGGCCCCCGCCTGACCTGGGTGGACGCCTGGGCGACAGCGGCCTTCGCGATGGGCTCCCGAGAGGGCCTGACCTGGCTGGAGTCCCTCCCCGGCATCGAGGCCCTCCTGATCACGGCGGGAGACGAGGTGCGGTGCACGGGGGGCCTCGCACAGCGCCTGGGGTGAGTGCCCGTTTTCAGGGGCGCGGGCAACTGCGCGAGCAACCACACGCACACCGCACCCGAAAAAGACCACGGGGGCGCACCCCGACCCAGGGTGTGCCCCCACCGTCGTACAGCTCAATGATTGTTCTGAGCCAACCGCAACAGGTGATCGGCCAGCGCCTGACCGCCGGTGGGATTCCGGCTGATCAACAGCAATGTGTCGTCACCCGCGATCGTCCCGAGAATGTCCTGCAGCTCGGCCTGGTCGATGGCGGAGGCGAGAAACTGCGCCGCCCCCGGCGGGGTACGGAGAACCACGAGGTTCGCGGACGCCTCCGCGGAGATCAGCAGCTCCGACGAGAGCCGCCGCATCCGCTCCTCCTTCGCCGACTCCCCCAGCGGCGCGCGCGGGGTGCGGAAACCGCCCTCGCTCGGCACCGCGTAGATGAGGTCGCCGTCGTTGTTGCGGATCTTCACCGCGTTCAGCTCGTCCAGGTCCCGGGAGAGCGTCGCCTGCGTGACGCTCAGCCCGTCGTCGGCGAGGAGCTTCGCCAACTGGCTCTGGGATCGCACCGGTTGCCGGTTGAGGATGTCCACGATCCGGCGGTGGCGTGCGGTGCGGGTCTGCGGCACGGCAGGCCCGACGTGCTCGTGATCCTGCGCCTGGCTCATCGTCGTCGTCTCATTCTTTGGCTCGTCCGTCCCCGTTGGCTACAGCGTCGAGGACACCGGGAAGTGCCTGGAGGAACGCGTCCACCTCGTCGTCGCTCAGGTTCAGCGGGGGCATCAGCCGTACGACATCGGGGGCGGGCGCGTTGACCAGGAGACCGGCGTCCTGAGCCGCCTGCTGCGCCTGGGGCGCGAGCGGCTCGGTGAGCACGATACCCAGGAGCAGGCCCGCACCCCGGACATGGTCGATCAACGGGTTGCCGAGTGACTCGATTCCGCCCCGCAGTTTCTCGCTCGCGGCCTTCACGTTCTCCAGGAGCCCCTCGGACGCGATCGTGTCGAGGACGGCGAGTCCTGCGGCGCAGACGACCGGGTTGCCGCCGAAGGTCGAACCGTGGTGGCCCGGCTTCAGCAGCTCGGCGGCCCGGCCGAAGGCGACGGTCGCGCCGAGCGGCAGTCCGCCGCCGAGGCCCTTCGCGAGGGTGACGACGTCCGGCAGGACACCTTCGTGGTCCTGGTAGGCGAACCAGGGTCCGGTGCGGCCGATGCCGGTCTGCACCTCGTCGAGGACGAGGAGGCTGCCGGTGGCGGCGGTGATCGCGCGGGCGGCCTTGAGGTAGCCGGGCGGGGGTACGACCACGCCGTTCTCGCCTTGGATCGGCTCGATGATCACCAGGGCGGTGTCCTCGGTGACGGCCGCGGCCAGCGCCTGCGCGTCACCGTAGGGCACGTGTGTGACGTCACCGGGCAGCGGCAGGAACGGCTCCTGCTTCCCGGGCTGGCCGGTGAGCGCGAGGGCGCCCATGGTGCGGCCGTGGAACCCGCCGTGGGTGGCCACCATGTGGCCCCGGCCGGTGAGTCGGCCGATCTTGAAGGCGCCCTCGTTGGCCTCGGCGCCCGAGTTGCAGAAGTAGACCCGGCCCTCGCGCCCGAAGAGCTGGAGCAGCCGTTCGGCGAGCGCGACGGGCGGCTCGGCGACGAACAGGTTGGAGACATGGCCGAGGGAGGCGATCTGCCGGCTCACGGCCTCGACGATCGCCGGGTGGGCGTGGCCGAGCGCGTTGACGGCGATACCGCCGACGAAGTCGAGGTACTCCTTGCCGTCGGCGTCCCACAGTTTGGTGCCCTCACCACGGACGAGCGGCAGCCGCGGGGTGCCGTAGTTGTCCATGAGCGCGCCCTGCCACCGCTGGGTGAGCTCCGCGTTGGTCCCGGTCATTCGGCGTCCCCCTGCTCATCGGGCCGTGCGTCCGGCACGACCATCGTGCCGATCCCCTCGTCGGTGAAGATCTCCAGCAGGATCGAGTGCTGGACCCGGCCGTCGATGACGCGGGCGGTGGTGACGCCGTTGCGCACGGCGTGCAGGCAGCCCTCCATCTTCGGCACCATGCCGCTGGCCAGCTCCGGCAGCAGCTTCTCCAGTTCGGAGGCGGTCAGGCGGCTGATCACCTCGTCGCTGTCGGGCCAGTCCTCGTAGAGGCCCTCGACGTCCGTGAGGACCATGAGGGTTTCGGCGCCCAGTGCCGCAGCGAGAGCCGCAGCCGCCGTATCAGCATTGACGTTGTAGACATGTCCGTCGTCCTGGCTCCGGGCGATCGAGGAGACGACCGGGATCCGGCCGTCGGCGAGCAGTGCCTCGATCGCGCCCGTGTCGATCGCGGTGATCTCGCCCACCCGCCCGATGTCGACCAACTCCCCGTCGATCTCGGGCTGGTGCTTGGTGGCGGTGATGGTGTGCGCGTCCTCGCCGGTCATGCCGACGGCGAGCGGCCCGTGCTGGTTGAGCAGTCCGACCAGCTCGCGCTGCACCTGACCGGCCAGGACCATGCGTACGACGTCCATGGCGTCCTCGGTGGTGACGCGCAGGCCCGCCTTGAACTCGCTGACGATGCCGTGCCGGTCGAGGGCGGCGCTGATCTGCGGGCCGCCGCCGTGCACGACGACGGGCTTGAGTCCTGCCTGTCGCAGGAACACCACGTCCTGGGCGAAGGCGGCCTTCAGCTCCTCGTTCACCATGGCGTTTCCGCCGAACTTGATGACGACCGTCTTGCCGTTGTGGCGGGTCAGCCACGGCAGCGCCTCGATGAGGATCCGGGCCTTGGGCAGTGCGGTGTGTTTCCGCGTCACGTTGGTCATGAGGAGTAGGCGCTGTTCTCGTGGACGTAGTCCGCGGTGAGGTCGTTGGTCCAGATCGTGGCGGTCTCGGAGCCCGCGGCGAGGTCGGCGACGATGTGGACCTCGCGGTAGCGCATGTCGACGAGCTCGCGGTCCTCGCCGACGCCACCGTTCTTGCAGACCCAGACGCCGTTGATGGCGACGTTGAGCTGGTCGGGCTCGAAGGCGGCGCCGGTCGTGCCGATCGCGGACAGCACGCGTCCCCAGTTGGGGTCCTCGCCGTGGATCGCGCACTTGAGGAGGTTGTTGCGGGCGATGGAGCGGCCCACCTCGACGGCGTCGTCCTCGCTCGCGGCGTTCACGACCTCGATCTTGATGTCCTTGCCGGCGCCCTCGGCGTCCCGGATGAGCTGCTGCCCGAGATCGTCGCAGACCGCGCGTACGGCCTCGGCGAACTCCGCGTACTGCGGGGTGACCGCACTGGCTCCGGAGGCGAGCAGCAGCACGGTGTCGTTGGTCGACATGCAGCCGTCGGAGTCGACGCGGTCGAAGGTGGTGCGGGTGGCGGCGCGCAGCGCCCTGTCGAGGGTCTCGGAGTCGAGGTCCGCGTCCGTCGTCAGCACGACGAGCATGGTGGCGAGGCCGGGGGCGAGCATGCCCGCGCCCTTGGCCATGCCACCGACGCTCCAGCCGTCGCCCGAGTGCACCGACGTCTTGTGCACGGTGTCGGTGGTCTTGATGGCGATGGCGGCCTTCTCGCCGCCGTGCGCGGAGAGCTGGGCGGCGGCCGACTCGACCCCGGGCAGCAACTTGTCCATCGGCAGGAGTACGCCGATGAGCCCGGTCGACGCGACGGCGACCTCGCCGGCGTTGACGTCGAGGACCTCGGCGACCTTCTCGGCGGTCGCGTGCGTGTCCTGGAAGCCCTTGGGGCCCGTGCAGGCGTTGGCACCGCCGGAGTTGAGGATCACGGCGGAGACCTGACCGCCCTTGAGGACCTGCTCGGACCAGAGGACCGGCGCGGCCTTCACGCGGTTGGAGGTGAAGACGCCCGCGGCGGCGAGGCGGGGCCCGTTGTTGACCACGAGGGCCAGGTCCGGGTTGCCGTTCTCCTTGATGCCTGCTGCGATGCCGGAGGCGGTGAAGCCCTGGGCAGCGGTGACGCTCACGGTGCGACTCCGATCGTGGAAAGACCCGTTTCCTCGGGAAGCCCGAGGGCGATGTTCATGCTCTGCACGGCCCCGCCGGCCGTGCCCTTGGTCAGGTTGTCGATGGCGCTGATCGCGATGATGCGGTGCGTCGCTTCGTCGTACGCGACCTGGACCTGAACGGCGTTGGAACCGTAGACGGACGCGGTGGCGGGCCACTGCCCCTCGGGCAGCAGGTGGACGAAGGGTTCGTCGGCGAACGCCTTCTCGTACGCGGCGCGCAGGGACTCACCGGTGACCCCGTCACGCGCCTTCGCGCTGCACGTGGCGAGGATGCCCCGGGGCATCGGCGCGAGGGTGGGTGTGAAGGAGACGGCGACGGGCTCCCCCGCCGCCGCACCGAGGTTCTGGATCATCTCGGGGGTGTGCCGGTGGACGCCGCCGACTCCGTACGGGGACATGGAGCCCATGACCTCGCTGCCGAGCAGATGGGGCTTGGCCGCCTTGCCCGCGCCGGAGGTCCCGGACGCGGCGACGATCACGGCCTCGGGTTCGGCGAGTGCGGCCGCGTACGCCGGGAAGAGGGCGAGGGAGACGGCCGTCGGGTAGCAACCGGGCACCGCGATGCGCTTGGACCCCTCCAGCGCGGCGCGGGCGCCCGGCAGTTCGGGAAGGCCGTAGGGCCAGGTGCCGGCGTGCGCGGAGCCGTAGAACTTCTCCCAGTCCGCCGGGTCCTCGAGCCGGAAGTCGGCGCCCATGTCGACGACGAGGACGTCGGGGCCGAGCTGCTCGGCGACGGCGGCGGACTGCCCGTGGGGCAGCGCGAGGAAGACGACGTCGTGGCCGGCGAGGACGTCCGGGGTGGTCTCCTGGAGGACTCGGTCGGCCAGCGGCAGCAGGTGCGGCTGCAGTGCGCCGAGGCGCTGACCCGCGTTGGAGTTGCCGGTCAGGGCGCCGATCTCGACCTCGGGGTGCGCCAGGAGCAGACGCAGGGCTTCGCCGCCCGCGTACCCACTCGCTCCCGCCACTGCTGCGCGTACCACCATGGAACCCTCCTCCTAGATGGCATGACTATACGTTTCGCTGCACGTTTATGCAATCTGCCCGTATAGGATCGCCGTCATGGCACTGCGACCTGTTCAGGTGAACATAAAGGCTCTTGACGACTCGGCGGTCGGCCGGTTCTGGGCGGAGGCGCTCGGCTGGGGTGTGTCCAGCGAGGGGCCCGGCGTGACCAACGTCGAACCCGGCGGCGGCTTCGTCTGGCCGGACCCCGTCGCCGTCTGCATCGACGTCGTCACCGTCCCGGAACCCAGGACAACGACGAAGAACCGTGTGCACCTCGATCTCGCCACCACTTCCGCGACCCATCAGGCGGAGTTGGTCGCGCGCCTCCGGGCTCTCGGTGCGACGCCCGCCGACGTGGGCCAGGGCGACGTGCCGTGGACGGTCCTCGCCGACCCGGAGGGCAACGAGTTCTGCGTGCTGGAGCCCCGGGAGATCTACCGGGACACCGGGCCGATCGCCGCGGTGGTGGTCGACTGCGCGGATCCGCGGGCCATGGCCCGGTTCTGGGGTGAGGCGACGGACTGGACCCTGCACGAGGTGACCGACGATCACGCGGTGTTGCGCTCCGCCAAGGGGGTCGGCCCCTATCTCGAGTTCCTCCGCAAGCCCGGCGTGAAGACCGTGCCGGACCGCGTCCATCTCGACCTGCTGCCCTACCCCGGTGACGACAAAGCAGCGGAGGTGGCCCGGCTGCGGGGCCTCGGCGCCACCGACCTCGACCTCGGCCAGGGCGACGTCCCGTGGACGTGCCTGGCCGACCCGGAGGGACACGAGTTCTGCGTCCTCGGCCGGTCCTGACGCGCAGCCGCGACGGCACGGTCGGCGCGGCCACCGCGACCGCAGGGCGCCGACGGCGGACGCGCGTGGGGTGGGGTCAGGGGCGGGAGGGCCGGGTCAGGGGCGCGAGGTACAGGTCAGGGGCGGGAGGTGCGGGGCTGGGCGGCGCGCTCCGTGCTCCGCTCGGCGTGCTGCTCCGCGCGCTTCTCCTTGATGCGGACCTCTTCCTTGCGGACCTCGGCCCGGGTGGCGCGCTCCCGGCGCAGCCATCCCGGGTCCTCCTGCTTCAGGGCGTCGATCTGCTCCGTGGTGAGGGCCTCGGTGACCCCACCGCGGGCGAGCCCGGCGATGGAGATGCCGAGCCGCGCGGCGACCACGGGCCGGGGGTGCGGGCCGTTGCGCCACAGCTCCTGGAGCCACGCGGGCGGATCGGCCTGCAGGGCGGTCAGCTCGGCGCGCGAGACGACGCCCTCCTGGAACTCGGCGGGGGTGGCCTCGAGGTACACACCCAGCTTCTTCGCCGCGGTGGCGGGCTTCATGGTCTGGGTGGTCTGGTGCGACGTCATGCGTCAAGGGTATCGAGCGTGTGCGCGACCTCCGACCACGACCGATAGCCTGGCGAGGTGACAGGCTCGGAAGTACCCCCTTCGTTCCGGCTCGCCTATGTCCCGGGAGTGACGCCCACGAAGTGGGTGCGGATCTGGAACGAGCGGCTGCCCGACATCCCCCTCACCCTCGTCGCCGTCTCCACCGACGAGGCGTTCGACGTGCTGCGGGGCCGCGGCGCCGACGCCGGATTCGTGCGGCTGCCGGTCGACCGGGAGGACCTCAGCGCGATCCCCCTCTACACCGAGACGACGGTGGTCGTGGTCCCCAAGGACCACATCGTGGCGGCGGTCGACGAGGTGACCTCCGAGGATCTGGCCGACGAGATCGTGCTGCACCCCCTCGACGACACGCTCGGCTGGGAGCGTCCGCCGGGGCAGCCCGCGTTCGAGCGCCCCGCCACCACGGCGGACGCCGTCGAACTCGTGGCGGCGGGCATCGGGCTCCTCGTCGTCCCCCAGTCCCTCGCCCGCCTGCACCACCGCAAGGACCTCACCTACCGGCCGGTCACGGACGCCCCGGAATCACGCGTCGCGCTGTCCTGGCCACAGGACGCGACCACCGATCTGGTCGAGGACTTCATCGGGATCGTCCGCGGCCGGACCGTCAACAGCTCACGGGGACGCGCCCAGGCCCCGGCGGCGCCCGCGGCCAAGACGAAGGCCAAGCGTCCCGAGACGGGCGGCGGCGCACGGCGCAAGCCCGCCGCGGGCAAGTCGTCCGGCAAGTCGACGACCGGCCGGAACCCCCGCGGCGGCGGTTCCGGAGGCGCCAAGGGCGGCGCCAAGCGGGGCAAGCCCCGCGGTCGTTCCTGACCTGGGCCGAAACGCCGTCGGCCCCTCGCCAGGATGGCCCGGCAGATG
This portion of the Streptomyces mirabilis genome encodes:
- a CDS encoding response regulator transcription factor — its product is MNTPRSRGTGLPALTRPDGTPVRVLVVDDDPDLAEVLSGALRYEGWEVRTAGDGASAVTQARELMPDAVILDVMLPDTDGFSVLRTLHTVHPEVCVLFLTARDAVEDRIAGITAGGDDYVTKPFSLEEVVARLRGLLRRAGMARQLDEGPRLTVGDLVMDEEAREVTRGGELVELSPTEFELLRFLMRNPRRVLSKAQILDRVWSYDFGGQAHVVELYISYLRKKVDAGREPMIHTVRGAGYVIKPVVGR
- a CDS encoding FMN-binding protein — translated: MSPTAVSTTSRSSCEVTVHALKKHRPLRRVTLAAATTVTGFVLLLSLKPHTPPSLAQASSSPGQSASQSPSRSPAPESSSGSSSGGSSGSTKSTGTKTVTGDTIQTRWGPVQVRVTLKNGKITDVTAVSYPTDNPRDQEINSYAIPQLRREALAAQSARIDSVSGASYTSDGYKQSLQSALDSAGL
- a CDS encoding ferredoxin reductase family protein, with the protein product MSTIAGGRAARRQTLRRIRPRRSPAVPLLLAVGAGAAGVIWLWWSNTPSIADDNSKILNAGRITGLLAGYLMALVVLQMARVPALERRVGSDRVARWHAMSGRYTICLVLAHLVLIMWGYALQAGKSFGDIVQQTIDSINQLPDMGKAAIGTGLLFLIGLLSMGPVRRRMGYDTWYHIHLLTYAAVFLTFWHQLSTGNEFAVEPTAKTVWYGLYGSVTALVIWYRILSPIRLNLKHRMRVEAVIEETPGIVSVLISGRKLHRMGAEAGQFFRWRFLAPGMRLSSHPYSLSAAPRPNMLRITVKAIGDHSSALRDLQPGTRVWAEGPYGALTAGKRSRGKVLLVAGGVGITPMRALFETLPGAAGDLTLLYRANTTQDLALWDELAAIAEERGARLMYAVNSPEGERPDISAETLSRKLPDIDRHDVFMCGPPGFAQQVYEALRGAGVPARRIHHESFEM
- a CDS encoding FMN-binding protein; translated protein: MKKSHPLRRVVLAGAATVSGIVLLLSLKPASDPASASAQGAAPQQSVAGQESPQGGSAQQSSTGARTVTGDVAQTQYGPVQVRITVSGGKITKSEVVQIPSGGRSTEVSNASVPKLNQEAVAAGSANIDAVSGASYTSAGYKKSLQSALDKAKASGSGSSGAAGSTGSAGAGSAGSAGSSSQAPAAQAKTVTGSVAQTQYGAVQVRITVSGGKITKSEAVQAPKGGLSDQKTAMAVPKLNQEAVAAGNATIDAVSGATYTSTGYKQSLQSALDKAGG
- a CDS encoding FAD:protein FMN transferase, which translates into the protein MGTVFSFDVRGGEPEAVRTALEEAVAQLHRVDEVFSTYREDSQISRLARGELTVEECDPEVAEVLDLCAEAERVSDGWFSSTYEGRLDPTGIVKGWSTERVARHLAAAGATGVSVNGGGDVQLLGAPGTHRPWRVGVSDPLRPGSLAAVVSAAGVDELSVATSGTAERGAHIVDPRTGRSAVTDLVAVTVVGPRLTWVDAWATAAFAMGSREGLTWLESLPGIEALLITAGDEVRCTGGLAQRLG
- a CDS encoding arginine repressor, giving the protein MSQAQDHEHVGPAVPQTRTARHRRIVDILNRQPVRSQSQLAKLLADDGLSVTQATLSRDLDELNAVKIRNNDGDLIYAVPSEGGFRTPRAPLGESAKEERMRRLSSELLISAEASANLVVLRTPPGAAQFLASAIDQAELQDILGTIAGDDTLLLISRNPTGGQALADHLLRLAQNNH
- a CDS encoding acetylornithine transaminase; the encoded protein is MTGTNAELTQRWQGALMDNYGTPRLPLVRGEGTKLWDADGKEYLDFVGGIAVNALGHAHPAIVEAVSRQIASLGHVSNLFVAEPPVALAERLLQLFGREGRVYFCNSGAEANEGAFKIGRLTGRGHMVATHGGFHGRTMGALALTGQPGKQEPFLPLPGDVTHVPYGDAQALAAAVTEDTALVIIEPIQGENGVVVPPPGYLKAARAITAATGSLLVLDEVQTGIGRTGPWFAYQDHEGVLPDVVTLAKGLGGGLPLGATVAFGRAAELLKPGHHGSTFGGNPVVCAAGLAVLDTIASEGLLENVKAASEKLRGGIESLGNPLIDHVRGAGLLLGIVLTEPLAPQAQQAAQDAGLLVNAPAPDVVRLMPPLNLSDDEVDAFLQALPGVLDAVANGDGRAKE
- the argB gene encoding acetylglutamate kinase, with the protein product MTNVTRKHTALPKARILIEALPWLTRHNGKTVVIKFGGNAMVNEELKAAFAQDVVFLRQAGLKPVVVHGGGPQISAALDRHGIVSEFKAGLRVTTEDAMDVVRMVLAGQVQRELVGLLNQHGPLAVGMTGEDAHTITATKHQPEIDGELVDIGRVGEITAIDTGAIEALLADGRIPVVSSIARSQDDGHVYNVNADTAAAALAAALGAETLMVLTDVEGLYEDWPDSDEVISRLTASELEKLLPELASGMVPKMEGCLHAVRNGVTTARVIDGRVQHSILLEIFTDEGIGTMVVPDARPDEQGDAE